From Ipomoea triloba cultivar NCNSP0323 chromosome 5, ASM357664v1, the proteins below share one genomic window:
- the LOC116018794 gene encoding pentatricopeptide repeat-containing protein At3g02330, mitochondrial, with protein sequence MASHLYITKLLFSPPKLSLSYFALKTTVQLRAATTVAAAQTSPFYNQTFCHIFRECSRRRALYAGKQAHALMVTSGFEPTVYVTNCLILMYTRCSDLNYADKVFDRMPNRDVATWNAMISRYSAVGDLGNAQMMFDCMPERDVISWNSMMSGYLQNGDCQKSVEVFGEMGREGIAFDSATFVIILKTCLALENYGLGLQVHGLGIKVGLVMDVMTGTAILDMYAKCKRLDDSVYFFSEMPEKNTVTWSALVAGYVQNNQLVDGLELFKKMQNEGVGVSQSAYASVFRSCAGLSNLRFGSQLHGHALKTNFGSDIIVGTSTLDMYAKCNKLVDARKVFNLLPIRNLQSYNALIVGYARGNESFEALRLFRLLVNSGLGFDEVSLSGVFSACAGVKGHLQGVQVHALAMKTPFHSNVSVANAILDMYGKCGGPFEAHCVFDEMEVRDAVSWNAIIAAYEQNGFTEETLLLFVWMIRSGMEPDEFTYGSVMKVCAAQQALHYGVEIHSRIIKSGMGFDSFVGSSVVDMYCKCAKLEDAEILHDRLQEQGTVSWNSMISGFSLHEKSEEAQTIFSKMLSEGIQPDNFTYATVLDICANMATVGLGKQIHAQIIKQELLLDAYIVSTLVDMYSKCGNLQDSRLMFEKAPNRDNVTWNAIICGYAQHGLAEEALQIFGHMELEGIAPNHSTFLSVLRACVHMGLVKKGFHYFNLMLEKYELEPQIEHFSCMVEILGRAGQVTDALNLIQEMPFEPDDVIWRTLLSTCKMHGNVEVAEVAANSLLQMDPEDSSTYVLLSSVYATAGMWNRVAELRKVMRFGSLKKEPGCSWIEVNSEVHMFVVGDKAHPRCTEIYMNLQLLISEMKLAGYELDGEFAPTYLGKEDSPQELFLD encoded by the coding sequence ATGGCTTCCCACCTCTACATTACCAAGCTATTATTTTCCCCACCAAAGCTTTCGTTGAGTTATTTTGCATTAAAAACTACAGTGCAACTCCGCGCAGCTACTACAGTTGCGGCCGCCCAAACTTCCCCCTTCTACAACCAAACATTTTGCCACATTTTCCGAGAATGTTCAAGAAGAAGGGCCCTATACGCTGGAAAACAAGCCCACGCCCTAATGGTCACTTCCGGGTTCGAACCCACCGTTTATGTTACCAATTGTTTGATTCTAATGTACACAAGATGCTCCGACTTAAACTATGCCGATAAAGTGTTCGATAGGATGCCTAACAGAGACGTGGCTACGTGGAATGCGATGATTTCCCGGTATTCTGCGGTTGGTGATTTGGGGAATGCACAAATGATGTTTGATTGTATGCCAGAGAGAGATGTCATTTCCTGGAATTCTATGATGTCAGGGTACTTGCAGAATGGGGACTGTCAAAAATCTGTTGAAGTTTTTGGGGAAATGGGGAGAGAGGGTATTGCCTTTGATAGTGCCACTTTTGTTATTATTCTGAAAACTTGCTTAGCTTTGGAAAATTATGGTTTGGGATTGCAGGTCCACGGTTTGGGAATTAAAGTGGGATTAGTTATGGATGTGATGACTGGAACTGCAATCTTGGATATGTATGCTAAGTGTAAAAGATTAGATGACTCTGTGTATTTCTTCAGTGAAATGCCAGAAAAGAACACTGTTACTTGGAGTGCTTTGGTTGCAGGTTATGTTCAAAACAACCAACTTGTTGATGGATTAGAGCTTTTCAAGAAGATGCAAAATGAAGGGGTTGGTGTTAGTCAGTCTGCTTATGCCAGTGTCTTTAGGTCTTGTGCAGGGTTGTCTAACTTAAGATTTGGTTCTCAATTGCATGGTCATGCACTGAAGACCAATTTCGGTTCTGATATCATTGTAGGAACTTCCACTCTGGACATGTATGCTAAATGCAACAAGTTGGTTGATGCTCGGAAGGTATTCAACCTGTTGCCAATCCGCAATTTACAATCTTATAATGCACTGATTGTTGGGTATGCTCGGGGTAATGAAAGTTTTGAAGCTTTAAGGttatttcggcttttagttaaTTCTGGTCTCGGTTTTGATGAAGTAAGCCTATCTGGTGTGTTTAGTGCTTGTGCAGGGGTCAAAGGACATTTACAGGGAGTTCAGGTCCACGCATTAGCTATGAAGACCCCTTTTCACTCTAACGTTAGTGTAGCAAACGCCATTCTTGACATGTATGGAAAATGCGGAGGACCATTTGAAGCTCATTGTGTGTTTGACGAGATGGAGGTGAGGGATGCTGTATCCTGGAATGCCATCATTGCTGCTTATGAGCAGAATGGATTTACGGAGGAAACCCTATTGCTCTTTGTTTGGATGATTCGGTCAGGAATGGAACCTGATGAGTTCACTTATGGTAGTGTTATGAAAGTCTGTGCAGCACAACAGGCTCTGCACTATGGCGTGGAGATTCATAGCAGAATTATAAAATCAGGCATGGGATTTGACTCATTTGTTGGAAGCTCTGTTGTAGATATGTACTGCAAGTGTGCTAAGCTAGAAGATGCGGAGATCCTTCATGACAGATTGCAGGAACAAGGCACGGTTTCTTGGAATTCGATGATTTCTGGGTTCTCGCTGCATGAAAAAAGCGAGGAAGCTCAAACAATCTTTTCTAAAATGTTGAGCGAGGGAATTCAGCCTGATAACTTCACGTATGCAACAGTTCTCGACATTTGTGCTAATATGGCAACTGTTGGACTTGGAAAGCAGATCCACGCGCAAATTATCAAGCAAGAGTTGCTCTTGGATGCATATATTGTTAGCACCCTTGTTGACATGTACTCAAAGTGTGGAAACCTGCAGGACTCGAGGTTGATGTTTGAGAAAGCACCAAACCGAGATAACGTGACTTGGAATGCCATAATTTGTGGATACGCCCAACACGGTCTTGCAGAAGAGGCATTGCAGATTTTTGGACACATGGAGCTCGAGGGCATCGCCCCAAATCATTCAACTTTTCTTTCTGTCCTCCGCGCCTGTGTGCACATGGGGCTTGTCAAGAAAGGCTTCCATTATTTCAACCTAATGCTAGAGAAATACGAGCTGGAGCCTCAAATAGAACATTTCTCGTGCATGGTGGAGATACTAGGGAGGGCAGGCCAAGTAACCGACGCTCTGAACCTTATTCAAGAGATGCCATTTGAGCCCGACGATGTGATTTGGAGAACTCTGCTCAGCACCTGCAAAATGCATGGCAATGTCGAGGTGGCAGAAGTAGCCGCAAACTCTCTTTTGCAGATGGACCCCGAGGACTCATCCACATACGTTCTTTTGTCTAGCGTCTACGCCACTGCTGGAATGTGGAATCGCGTTGCAGAATTGAGGAAAGTGATGCGATTCGGGAGTCTCAAAAAGGAGCCAGGATGCAGCTGGATTGAGGTCAACTCTGAGGTACATATGTTTGTTGTTGGAGACAAAGCTCATCCTAGATGCACAGAGATATATATGAACCTACAACTTCTCATCAGTGAAATGAAGTTGGCTGGATATGAACTGGATGGTGAATTTGCACCTACTTATTTGGGCAAAGAAGATAGCCCACAAGAATTGTTTCTTGATTGA
- the LOC116019211 gene encoding uncharacterized protein LOC116019211 gives MADVSSLHRRCRQQSTADAVSFVVDDEEPNIYIFDYDYISPPNPAFYNPPFVDFSFDPNPLSDSESEKSDSDGSASFQFPNPFFYSNEEEVSFVTDLFQPRDGPVSDDVDRVFGGVFNGASANVPVELGLGEFDAVVLSSESHGLRVVGMESESDSEDADVQSAISDPNGSLRECVRFNDQDEEFEWEEVNERDEERENLSSLIDRIEEISVSSGITSSEGENPISENGEEEEELRNLEWEVLLAVNNLERHLELETDVIDDGALKGCPPAAKHIVDNLPSVILIGEADESKVSCAVCKDDILVGETVNRLPCSHHYHRDCIVPWLSIRNTCPVCRHELPTDDAEYEKKKHQRHTNPLNDFEVRYNFEILP, from the exons atgGCGGACGTTTCGAGTCTCCATCGCCGTTGCCGTCAACAATCCACGGCTGACGCCGTTTCCTTCGTCGTCGACGACGAGGAGCCCAACATCTACATCTTCGATTATGACTACATTTCGCCTCCCAATCCCGCATTTTATAATCCTCCATTTGTGGATTTCAGTTTCGACCCGAATCCGTTATCCGACTCCGAGTCCGAGAAGTCCGATTCGGACGGGTCGGCCTCCTTCCAGTTCCCGAATCCCTTCTTCTACAGCAATGAGGAAGAAGTGAGTTTCGTAACGGACTTGTTCCAGCCCCGAGATGGACCCGTATCGGATGACGTGGATAGGGTTTTTGGAGGTGTCTTCAATGGCGCGAGCGCAAATGTCCCTGTCGAGTTAGGGTTGGGTGAATTCGATGCGGTCGTTCTTTCTTCTGAATCGCACGGCCTCCGAGTTGTGGGGATGGAATCGGAATCGGACTCTGAAGATGCGGACGTTCAATCCGCCATTAGTGATCCAAACGGAAGCTTGCGGGAGTGTGTCCGGTTTAACGATCAAGACGAAGAATTTGAGTGGGAAGAAGTGAATGAACGGGACGAGGAGAGGGAAAATTTGAGTTCATTGATCGATCGAATCGAAGAGATTTCAGTTTCCTCCGGGATAACCTCTTCCGAAGGAGAGAATCCAATTTCAGagaatggagaagaagaggaggaactGCGGAATCTGGAGTGGGAAGTTCTATTGGCAGTGAATAATCTGGAAAGACACCTGGAATTGGAGACCGATGTTATTGATG ATGGAGCCTTGAAGGGCTGCCCTCCTGCTGCCAAACACATAGTCGATAATCTCCCCTCTGTGATCCTGATAGGCGAGGCCGACGAAAGCAAGGTTTCGTGTGCAGTTTGTAAAGATGATATCTTGGTTGGAGAGACGGTCAATAGGCTGCCATGCTCCCACCATTACCATCGCGATTGCATTGTGCCGTGGCTAAGCATTCGCAATACGTGTCCTGTTTGCCGCCATGAGTTGCCCACAGATGATGCTGAATATGAGAAGAAGAAACACCAAAGACACACAAATCCCCTCAATGACTTTGAGGTTAGAtacaattttgaaattttaccTTGA
- the LOC116021057 gene encoding basic leucine zipper 43: protein MQPSDENTQFFTHHHLLPSNPNHQYYYYPPAHHFTSSSTNNPTTSAFPLHHHLHQMAHQLQDFNNPPAACFISSSGASTSDEAEEQQLMNERRQRRMISNRESARRSRMRKQKHLDELWSQVNWLRNENQQLLGKLNHVAESHEQVVQENVHLKEEASELRQILTTGIPHIININDPTYPAAL, encoded by the coding sequence ATGCAACCCAGCGATGAGAACACACAATTCTTCACTCATCATCACCTTCTCCCTTCAAATCCAAATcaccaatattattattatcctccCGCCCATCATTTCACCTCATCATCAACCAACAACCCCACCACATCCGCATTTCCTCTGCACCATCATCTCCACCAGATGGCTCATCAACTCCAAGACTTCAATAATCCCCCTGCAGCATGTTTCATCAGCAGCAGCGGCGCCTCAACCTCGGACGAGGCGGAGGAGCAGCAGCTGATGAACGAGAGGCGGCAGAGAAGAATGATCTCGAACAGGGAATCGGCCCGGCGGTCGCGCATGCGGAAGCAGAAGCACCTGGACGAGCTGTGGTCGCAGGTGAATTGGCTAAGGAACGAGAACCAGCAGCTGCTGGGCAAGCTCAACCATGTGGCCGAGAGCCACGAACAGGTGGTCCAGGAGAACGTTCACCTCAAGGAGGAAGCTTCCGAGCTTCGTCAAATACTCACTACTGGGATCCCtcacattattaatattaatgacCCTACTTACCCCGCCGCCTTGTGA
- the LOC116020449 gene encoding probable flavin-containing monooxygenase 1 has protein sequence MEEKRIGIVGAGISGLLACKHAMEKGFTPTIFEARDGVVGGVWSETIASTRLQTPKDHYSFSDFPWPDSVTDIFPDHTQVSDYIVSYAVRYNILPQIRFNSKVVSVHYQPANEEKAAFSCNGKWSVVVQNLKHPENPNEVYEFDFVVLCIGKFSGVPRIPRFAMNKGPEVFDGKVIHSMDYAAMGNFRAAEFIKNKRVTVVGFQKSAVDIATEIARLNGTRFPCTLLHRTVHWTVPEALVKLLFTNLNRFSEFLIHKPQESFFIWLLALLASPLLWVFSKAVESYLKWIYPLKKHNMVPDHGFLEQISSCKFTVLPADFYSKVAEGNIVLKQSRTFSFCKTGLILQDDDDASPLETDVVIFATGYESDEKLCSIFASNHFKNRITGSSAPLYRGCIDPHIPQLAILGYSESPAILHTTEMQSKWLAHFLAGRFGLPKVSEMEEDSRGWEKCLQKYAGRHYKRACASVLLQIHCNDQLCKDMNCNPRRKNGFFSEMFCPYSPVDYRI, from the exons atggaggagAAGAGAATAGGCATCGTTGGAGCCGGAATCAGCGGGCTGTTAGCGTGCAAACACGCCATGGAAAAGGGCTTCACCCCGACAATCTTCGAGGCCAGGGACGGCGTCGTCGGCGGCGTCTGGTCGGAGACCATTGCTTCAACCCGCCTACAAACTCCCAAAGATCACTACAGCTTCTCAGATTTCCCGTGGCCTGATTCCGTCACCGACATCTTCCCCGACCACACCCAGGTTTCGGACTACATTGTCTCCTACGCCGTCCGCTACAACATCCTTCCTCAAATCAGGTTTAATTCCAAGGTGGTTAGCGTCCACTATCAGCCTGCTAATGAAGAAAAGGCGGCATTCTCTTGTAATGGCAAATGGAGTGTTGTTGTGCAGAATCTGAAGCACCCAGAGAACCCAAATGAGgtttatgagtttgattttGTAGTTCTGTGCATTGGGAAGTTTAGTGGTGTGCCAAGAATCCCTCGGTTTGCTATGAACAAGGGACCGGAGGTGTTTGATGGCAAGGTTATACACTCCATGGATTATGCTGCCATGGGCAATTTTCGTGCAGCTGAGTTCATCAAGAACAAGAGAGTTACAGTGGTTGGGTTCCAGAAATCTGCAGTGGATATTGCCACAGAAATTGCTAGACTAAATG GGACAAGATTTCCTTGTACACTCCTACATAGGACAGTACATTGGACAGTTCCAGAGGCACTTGTGAAACTGTTGTTTACCAATCTGAATAGATTTTCAGAGTTTCTGATCCATAAGCCCCAGGAAAGCTTCTTCATTTGGCTATTGGCACTTCTTGCTTCACCCCTg CTATGGGTGTTTTCTAAGGCTGTGGAGAGTTATCTGAAATGGATTTACCCATTAAAGAAGCACAACATGGTTCCGGATCATGGATTCCTCGAGCAGATATCCTCGTGCAAATTCACAGTTCTGCCAGCAGATTTCTACAGCAAGGTTGCAGAAGGTAACATCGTGCTAAAGCAATCAAGAACATTTAGCTTCTGCAAAACAGGCCTGATTTTacaggatgatgatgatgcttcGCCTCTCGAGACAGATGTTGTTATCTTTGCAACGGGGTACGAGAGTGATGAGAAACTCTGCAGTATCTTCGCCTCGAATCACTTCAAGAATCGCATTACTGGCTCATCAGCTCCCCTCTACAG GGGGTGCATTGATCCACACATACCGCAACTGGCCATTCTCGGGTACTCAGAGAGCCCTGCAATACTGCACACCACAGAAATGCAGAGCAAATGGCTGGCGCATTTCCTTGCAGGGCGATTCGGGTTGCCTAAAGTGAGTGAAATGGAAGAAGATTCGAGGGGATGGGAAAAATGTCTGCAAAAGTATGCTGGCAGACACTACAAGAGAGCTTGTGCCAGTGTTCTGCTGCAGATTCACTGCAATGATCAGCTCTGCAAAGATATGAATTGTAATCCCAGAAGAAAGAATGGGTTTTTCTCTGAGATGTTTTGCCCTTACAGCCCTGTTGATTACAGAATTTAG